The following is a genomic window from Nicotiana tabacum cultivar K326 chromosome 3, ASM71507v2, whole genome shotgun sequence.
aaatccaaaatccaatagAAACCAATGAATCTTAAGGAAGTCACATGTATCCTAAGAAGCTATTtagtgaatcaaagagccaaaattAGAATCTAAAAGTCACAACAAGGAATCTTACCTTAATCATTCATtttcatcatatatatatattttaaagatCAAAAACTTCATATGCCAAGGTTTAAATCATATTGGTACCAAACAAGTCACCCATTGGCTTATGGGCACAAGATTACACCCAATAACCACTTTATTCACAACTAGCtactaaactaaaaataaaatatatacactttctaaaaataaagaaaaactaaaCAAGACTAATCCCGTAAGAAAGtcgtcacgccatccatcatagggaaaagtcacccgATTCAACACAAATAAATTCCTTGGAAAGAACTATGGtagaaagaaaaaccaaggagttTAGTTAATActactatataaaaaataaaaataaaaataaaaaccaaaataaacacaaataaaaaacaagaagaaaaaaaaaagccaaTACGAAAATGCTAATTCTACAAAGTATTACTAATAAACTAACAATGTTAACCAATCCACATAAGTTCACAAAAAATGTTCACGCTCCACATAGTGCTCTACAAACATACATCAAATATGACTCACCCCCAACCTAAAGTGTTGCACTGCCCTCAATGCAACTAATcaaaacaagataaaatgaaGGAGGTGCTCCCTGAAGCTACATCACTCGGAGTTGGAGGTGGTGGGAAATTTGAGCTCCAAATCCTCATCATCATCGTCCTCAGAATCATGTGAGCCATAGAATGAACTCAGCTTGTGCATCATCCTTGACGGAaacttgcttttcttcttctcatGCTCCTTGAACTTCATCTGTCACCTTTCAACTTTTCCTTGTCTCGGGCTCATGTCCTCTAATCTGCTTTTGATTGCCTTTTGCTCCAGCACTACATCATCCAAGGTCCCTGGCTTCTTACCAAACCCAGTAGAAGTGCCTTCACCAGATGGACTAGAGGGAAGACCCGCGACAAGCTATCGAATCTGAGCATCTACACCATAGATCTGATGGGAAATGTGGGGCATAGTGGGGGGTCCATAAGGAAATGGAATCATGGGGTCATGTGATCCTGTTGTAGCTGTGGAGGCACCACCAGATCCCTCGGTGGACTCATCAAACTGCCCAAATGAAGGAGATAGCACATcaatccttctcttcttcttcttgccaGTTGGCCCTTTTCGAAGCAATGGATAGATTGCTATGTCAGGGTCTTTCTCAACATTAGTCGGGTTCTGTAGCACCTCAGCATAATATCACAACTGAGTAGGTTCAATGGCAAGCCATCCATAATGCCAGCAATCATCAATGCCTTCTCAAGCGTCACTTCAGTCTTATTTCTAGCTGGCACAATCCTGGCATAGATAATGGACAGCCAAGTCTTGGCTTCACCTGTGAAATCATAAGAATCAACCCCTTTATGTATTCTTTCCCAAGTCGGTTGCACCCCATCATGAAGCTTTTCCACCAACCACTGTGTTCCTTTCTCTCTCTTCCTCTGGCTTTGTATATCTCATTGTCAACATCGGGAAGCCTGTAGTGTGCATTTATTACCTCGGGGCCAAAGTCAACCCACTTGCCCCTGATAAAAGTGAATACATCCCCCTGGAAATTAGTTTTCACGGCATTGGCATAAAACGCACGAACTATTGTGTAGTTCGCTTTGATTGGTTCAGGAGCAAAGCCCATCCATCCACTGTCAGTCAATCTTCGAAAAAAATCTGGCATCTTAGTCTCAACGTCGTCCAAACGGATGCCCCGTTCTTTGATAATGCTCTTTGACATGAGTTTGTCATAATTCCTTTCACATTCAGCAGCTATGAATCTGGTCTgataaaaatattcttcttccaCAGCTTGGGGAGCATGATCTTGTGCAATTTCAACGTTTTTCGAGGCCATTTGATGCTCAAAGTGCCTACAAAAAGAGACCACATGTAAAATGCTTGTATGGGTACATAATACATTGTATTATGATGCACTTAGGCCAAAGAAAAAGATCAGAAAGCATCAGGGAAAAATTCTGCAGAGCTACTATTTTTGgactgctgaagctgaagctatGCGATCGCGGAGATACACATGCGATCACAAAGTGAAAATTTTAGTTCTCAGAATTTAAAGCTCTACGATCGCGGAACAGtcaatgcgatcgcataaggCATTTTGTTCACAGTGCATAATTAGACCTATGCGATCTCGGAACAGTCTACGCAATCGCGAAGGTCTCCTGCCTCGCCTAGTTGAAGTTCTTTTGGGCATTTTCCCAAACACATGATGAGCATCAGGTTTTCATAGCAATTTCAGAGAGATTATACACAGATCTAACCCCAAATCTTTCAACAATTAAGAACTCACTCTCTCAACCAACTTTACCCAGCAAGCAAGCACACACTAAAACACAATATTCATAGCAAATACTCTAAAATTTCAGCCCTAGACATGAAGtagagaagaagaaggaaaaatggtTGTTCATTCACATTTGTAGCACCAAGAATGGAACTTTAAGAGAGATTAGAGTGATGAAGCACATACCTTTGAGATTAAACTTGATTATTGAGATGGAATTGAAGAGAGAAAACCCTTGAGATGATTTTGAGGGCCAGGGGAGTGAGAAAACTTGGTTATATTGTTTGGGCAAAAGTGTTGGCTATTTTCGATATCAAGTGTTTAAAGTTCATGTGACTTACCTggacctatgcgatcgcgaaagcaCAATTGCGATTGCATAGTGCAAAATGTCCTGAAAATTTGCGATGGCTTTGGCAACTATGTGATCACAGAGTGCACCTGCTACCTACTGAAATGCAATCTCAATGTTTGTGCGGCGATCGCATAGTGCAACAATGTGTTGCACTGCAATTTTGCACCAGCTACTGGTTTTTGGTTTCTCGATCACCTCGACctgctcaaatcaactccaaaaaattTGAAACATGATAGATTGGTTagaaacaatataataagatattctaaaaaataaaatttcaaaaccgACCAAATATTTTGGAAATGGTGGGTTTcctcccaccaagcgccgcatttaacgtcgtggcacgatgcaagtcaactttaccacttttctcgccacttggatgATATGAATTGGGTACCtagcttggaatcaagcttgtgaccacgggtggtgggggtggtaagtagatgatcaagccaagacttaatttcttcattttgcacttcttggctttcatgtgaggaatgtcattttttccttcttgttccctcaaattgtaaAATGTGTGGCCTTTGTCTTTCCTCCTTGCAATCTCTCATTGACTCGTGTAGCTCAATTCCCATTTCACCACACAATTCcaaagttgaaaaatgcttggaatgtgataTCCACCCTCCAAATTGCAGTTCTtcccggattttgacatcctctttttcccccgGACTAGAGTCATTCTCAACCAAATTTTCATTTACACCGGTTGACTCTatgtccatatttttcttgacaTCACTAAAACTCATGGAATCGTTtagcggatgttcaattcttgattcctcaaagtagatctcactttcttcctcgaaatcggactcttcttgacttccttccacactctcaagttggtgggcatagtgagcctcaaccaatattttcatttggaCTTCCAAAGTGCGGATATGTTCATCAATGTGAGCCAAGCCTTGTTTCAATTCCTCGAGTgcaaagttgtgcttctcctcattttcaagaatggtctccaacatgagcatcatcttctcattttgagcatttgagagttcttcgtGGTTTTGATCAAGCATcaaggaaggattttcggcttccaCATCTAAGGAAAATTCTTGGCTATCATTAACCTTcaaggctttttggacctctaaagcttcaagcatttctcccatttgtgagtgcaaccgttcaagtgccaagtcattttggagactatttttcaAAAGCTCCTCCAATGCACTTTGTTCTTTGTTTCCTCATTCAAttaggcattctaacatgagattgaactctccattttgaccatgctcaacttcttcTACTTCCATAACCctataattttcatcacaaaaagtagaatcatcatagcgagggcttggggaagggaaggacaaataagcacaatactcccaatgaccattttgacaaccacacttatcacaaatactccacgcatgggtttgagattgtgtgcACAATCCACCCCTagaaaaatttaaacaatttttccacgagtgtggtcctccacaataaggacaagggtcatcaaagtatgaacaactaccatccgaccaatttttattatatgattccATTTTtcaaaagtaagaaaataaacaagaaacaaatacGATCGCATGCAATatatttacccaactatgagtcgaggtcgaattccacagagaacaatatgtaggcgattaggaatgtaagagaattatcacttgttatgcaatgccaaacacttagaattggtttgagaaaatatttatacctaaatgcggaaatgtaaaactaacctagaaagaaagtaaaatgatcaatggctacaaggatGAAtacatcgggaattacactcaagtaacgatccaatgtatttcatgattttacaaatatgagcgagtttatgttaattagccacgggtaataattctaattagattcttccaaagactaacaagacttcctaattgaattatccctaaaacaattaagagattaagcacacccggaatggctacaagtagttcaatcctatccctaggtagaatctataaaatgagggttaattcctcaagttcttgttaattaatctttcccaaccccaaataatatttttcaaaattaattcagagttaatgggcgagtcctaggattagctaatccctttgaaaacattaaagaacaagaataattaaagaaacaataacccACTTCATAAAgagataaaaatcattcaatacataagcacaacaaggtatttaatccacactttaaacatgaatatttccatatacaagattcaagtgttgaataaaatactacacacttagatatgtaatacaaagtaaggaaatgaaaaaatgagTACAAAGGAGTAAGAAAATCTTAAAaacaagcttcaaatcttcaaaactcaaatgtgtgtgcaaaccctaacttccaaaacttgttctTCTCTAGTGTTTTGAACTGAAAATATGCCAAAAGATCCCCAAAATATTTGCTAGGGTGTGTATTAAATGTCTTGGGGGACGATGGTGTGAAATTCCAAAACTGCCCAGGATTTACTTTATGCGTTAGCAACAGTGCAACCGCGATCGCAGAGAATAAATTCTCccaggtatgcgatcgcatatggtCCTCTGCGTTCGCACAAGTCTGTTGACTAGCTGCTGATTGGGCTTTCCTTTATGCGTTCGCATTGGTTCATACGCTTAAGCTTATGCGGTTGCATTATGTaacatgcgatcgcatagggtaaaaacTGGCAGCCTTCCATTTCTCACAATTTTGACTTGTTTTTCACACAATTTCTTCaccatcacttctaaatcacttgacacctgaaatatgccaataaacATCGATAAATGCCTTAGTTTCTCAATAAAATTATACAAAAGACTAAGTATTAAGAGGaaataagttggtaaaataccaacttatcacttTAGATGCTCCAAGACTAGTCTTAATTCCGCTCAAGCTCACAGGCCCAGAAAATTACGCACTGTGGTGCAGGGCGATGAATTGTCACTCCGGGGAAAGAGCAAGCTTGGATTTGTGGATGGATCGTGTGTGAAAATGTATTTATAAAGGTAAATTAGCAAAGCAATGGAAAAAATGTAATGCAATTGTTCTATCATGTACTGTTTCAAATGAATTAACGCCTAGCATCGTAGATGCATCGAATGCAAAAAAAGGTATGGGCTGATTTTCGGAAAAGATTTGATAGGTCAAATTTAACAAGGATATATCATCGTTGGACTGCTATTGCGACTTTGAGACAAGGAACAGACTCGGTCACTAGCTATTATTTGAAAATGAAGGATCTATGGGATGAACAATATGTCATAGTACCTTTGGCTTCATGTGACTGTAAGGAGTCTAGGCCTTCAGTGGAGCTTCTAAAAAACATTCATTTATTGCAATTGCTTATGGGATTGAAGGAGAGTTATCATAACATTCGAAGTAATGTCTTGGCAAAACGATCTATGAGCACAGTGAATGAAGCCTATGCAATAGTTGCACAAGAATAAAGTCAAAGAACTCTAGGATTCACAGACACGTTGAAGGATCCTCTTGCAATGTTGGCTGGTAAAGGTCATGAGTTTAAACCTAAGAGGATAGGATTAATCTGTGATTATTATGGTTATAAAGGACATCTGAAGGAAAATTGCTACAAGATAGTGGCGTATCCACCAAATTTCAAAagcaagaagaaagggaaaaactCAGGAAGCAGGACTTATGTGAACAATGCAACAAGTGAAGAGAAACAGGTTCCTACGCTTCCCACACAAGGTAATTTCTTCACTGAGGAGCGATACAAACAGATGGTAAATTTGTTGCAGAAGACTACCACAAATGAGTGTTCCACTAATACTGCACGTATCATTACTTTAATGACAAATGGAGCTGCTAGTGATCAAGTTTGGATAGTGGATTCAGGTGCTACTCACCATGTGACACATTGTAAGAATGCTCTAAATAATCTTAGAAAAGCATATCATAGAGCAGATGGAGTACAGCTGCCTACTGGCAGTAGAGCAGAAATTACATATACAGGAGATGCAGTAGGTTTAGGTAATAAAACTATTAAAGAAGTATTGTATGTGCCAGAATTTAAATTCAACTTATTGTCAGTGTCAAATCTCACTAGACAATTATGTT
Proteins encoded in this region:
- the LOC142175777 gene encoding uncharacterized protein LOC142175777 → MHRMQKKVWADFRKRFDRSNLTRIYHRWTAIATLRQGTDSVTSYYLKMKDLWDEQYVIVPLASCDCKESRPSVELLKNIHLLQLLMGLKESYHNIRSNVLAKRSMSTVNEAYAIVAQE